Proteins encoded together in one Calonectris borealis chromosome W, bCalBor7.hap1.2, whole genome shotgun sequence window:
- the LOC142074723 gene encoding ATP synthase F(1) complex subunit alpha, mitochondrial produces MLSARVAAALARSLPRQAGLISRNTLGAAFVATRNIHASKTCFQKTGTAEVSSILEERILGADTSAELEETGRVLSIGDGIARVYGLRNVQAEEMVEFSSGLKGMSLNLEPDNVGVVVFGNDRLIKEGDVVKRTGAIVDVPVGEELLGRVVDALGNPIDGKGPITSKTRRRVGLKAPGIIPRISVREPMQTGIKAVDSLVPIGRGQRELIIGDRQTGKTSIAIDTIINQKRFNDGTDEKKKLYCIYVAIGQKRSTVAQLVKRLTDADAMKYTIVVSATASDAAPLQYLAPYSGCSMGEYFRDNGKHALIIYDDLSKQAVAYRQMSLLLRRPPGREAYPGDVFYLHSRLLERAAKMNDSFGGGSLTALPVIETQAGDVSAYIPTNVISITDGQIFLETELFYKGIRPAINVGLSVSRVGSAAQTRAMKQVAGTMKLELAQYREVAAFAQFGSDLDAATQQLLNRGVRLTELLKQGQYVPMAIEEQVAVIYAGVRGHLDKLEPSKITKFESAFLAHVLSQHQALLSTIRTEGKISDQTEAKLKEIVTSFLATFEA; encoded by the exons atgctcTCCGCCCGCGTGGCTGCCGCCCTCGCCCGCTCCCTGCCGCGGCAGGCCGGCCTG ATTTCCAGAAACACCCTGGGTGCAGCATTTGTTGCTACAAGAAACATCCATGCCTCCAAAACATGCTTTCAGAAGACTG GTACTGCTGAGGTATCCTCTATTCTTGAGGAACGTATTTTGGGAGCTGACACCTCTGCTGAACTTGAGGAGACTGGCCGTGTGCTCTCGATTGGTGATGGTATTGCCCGTGTGTACGGCCTAAGAAATGTCCAAGCAGAAGAAATGGTTGAATTCTCCTCTGGACTGAAG GGTATGTCCTTGAATTTGGAGCCCGACAATGTTGGTGTTGTCGTGTTTGGTAACGACAGACTGATCAAGGAAGGGGATGTTGTGAAGAGGACTGGTGCCATTGTGGATGTTCCAGttggggaggagctgctgggccGCGTTGTAGATGCCCTGGGCAATCCAATTGATGGGAAG GGTCCTATTACATCTAAGACACGTAGAAGAGTTGGCTTAAAGGCCCCTGGGATCATTCCCAGAATCTCTGTGCGTGAACCTATGCAGACTGGTATTAAGGCTGTGGACAGCTTGGTGCCAATTGGTCGTGGCCAGCGTGAGCTGATCATTGGTGACAGGCAGACCGG GAAAACTTCAATTGCAATTGACACAATAATCAACCAGAAACGATTTAATGATGGAACAGATGAGAAAAAGAAGTTGTACTGTATCTATGTTGCAATTGGCCAGAAGAGATCTACTGTTGCTCAGCTGGTGAAGAGGCTCACTGATGCAG ATGCCATGAAGTACACTATTGTGGTGTCTGCCACAGCATCCGATGCAGCACCCCTTCAGTATCTGGCTCCCTATTCAGGCTGCTCCATGGGGGAATACTTCAGAGACAATGGAAAACATGCGTTAATCATCTATGATGACTTATCCAAACAG GCTGTTGCCTATCGTCAGATGTCTCTGCTGCTGCGTCGTCCACCCGGTCGTGAAGCCTACCCAGGTGATGTGTTCTACCTGCACTCTCGCCTGCTGGAGAGAGCAGCCAAAATGAACGATTCCTTTGGAGGTGGCTCTCTGACTGCCTTGCCTGTCATTGAAACTCAGGCTGGTGATGTGTCTGCTTACATTCCAACCAATGTCATCTCTATCACTGATGGACAG ATCTTCTTGGAAACCGAGTTGTTCTACAAAGGTATCCGTCCAGCCATCAATGTTGGTCTGTCTGTGTCCCGTGTAGGTTCTGCTGCTCAGACCCGGGCTATGAAGCAG GTGGCAGGTACCATGAAGCTGGAATTGGCTCAGTATCGTGAAGTAGCTGCCTTTGCTCAGTTTGGGTCTGATCTGGATGCTGCCACACAACAGCTGCTGAACCGTGGTGTGCGTCTGACAGAGCTTCTCAAACAAGGACAGTACG ttccCATGGCTATTGAGGAACAGGTTGCAGTCATCTATGCTGGTGTCAGAGGTCACTTGGACAAGCTGGAGCCCAGCAAAATCACTAAATTTGAGAGTGCTTTCCTAGCTCATGTACTGAGCCAGCACCAGGCCCTCCTCTCCACGATCAG GACCGAAGGAAAGATCTCTGACCAGACAGAAGCTAAGTTGAAGGAAATAGTCACAagtttcctggctactttcgaGGCATAA